The stretch of DNA CGGCACCTGGAACCGGGCGCGGGTGCTGGGCGTGCTGGGCGGCCCGTCCGGCCTGGTGGACCTCTACTACGTGGACTACGGAGACAACGGGGAGCTGCCCCGCGACAGCCTCCGCAgcatgaggtcagaggtcaatggGTGTCTTGCGGATGTATCAACCAGGGTTGTGGCTGGGGTCATGACTGGGGTGTGCTTCTCTGCTCTCTTAGGAGCGACTTCCTCAGTCTACCATTCCAAGCCATCGAGTGTAGCTTAGCAGACGTCAGTCCGGcaggtaaagtgtgtgtgaacaagtgtgtgtgtgtgtgaacaagagtgtgtgtgtgtgtgtgtgtgtgtgtgtgtgaaaaagagtgtgtgtgtgtgtgtgtgaaaaagagtgtgtgtgtgtgtgaacaagagtgtgtgtgtacacaagagCACCACTACAAGTTGTTAGACACCACGGATTGAGCCCCTGGAGACACAGTATGTAACCCTGTTGTGCAGGCGAGGTGTGGAGCGAGGCAGCCATGGATGACTTCGACCGGCTCACCTACTGCGCTGAGTGGAGACCCCTGCTGGCCAAACTGTGCAGCTACTCCCACTCTGAGGTCTCCTCCTGGCCCAGTGTCAAGCTCTACGACAAAAGCCagggcaaggtgtgtgtgtgtgtgtgtgggggggggggtgttgatgaCAAAGTCTCAGATAATTTACGCAGCATTTGTAGTTTCAGTGTCTTTGATTTAAACCCCTTACATTTAAATGTttctgtaattattacttgcctgtgctctatcgctctctcttcctccctcatttctctcactccttccttttctccccccatctctctccttccttttctccctcccattctctctctctctctcaggctgggGACCTAGGGGAGGAGCTAATTGCGCTGGGTCACGCTGTGCTTTGCCAGTATACGGGGAACGGGCATGGTGACCGTGACGATGCTGGCTCTCTACAGAGGAtgctggtgagggggggggggggtgcaggtgcATCTCTATAGTCGCCGATCATTTCCTGTCTCAAGTACATGATATCTGAGCATGTTTTCATCTTTTGTTAGTTTTTACCTTCATTAGCTGGAggggaggtggcggggggggggggggattcaaaCTGATGTGGTGATGTCTCAACTGTCTCTCCCCGTTACCAGGATGACGTTACAGGAGCAACATCTGAGCTCAGCCTGTCCTGTATCAGCCTATCAGGTGAGATCGGTTCGTTTTGCTCATCTGTTGCTACGTGTAAAATTGCACACAGGGCAGAAATCAAACTGCTTCTTCCTAACGAGCAACACTGAACTCAGAGATGGTGTCAACACCTCAGGtcgatttttgttttttttccccctcttatCTCTTTTGCGCCTGACAAGTAACCTTTTTTATTTGTTATTGCCTTCCTGATGAAACACAAGATGTCAAGTCACCTGATATCTTTGCCCCCGTCCCTGCATAACAAATCTTaatttggtggggggggggggagggtggcttACGCTGTATCAAGCTACACCCAACCAGGGTGAAGAGAGGGTGTCTGGGCTGCAGACTCCATCGTCATTCTCCTCCCAGCGCTCCCCGGAGGTGCAGCGGGCCGACGTGGACGACAGCCCCTCCCCAGGGCTCGGCCCCGGCTTCTTCCACTCCACCCCGGCCCCCCGTGCCCTGCTGGGCCTGGACTCCTCCATTGCGGAGACTCCCGGGCCACAGCCCCTGTCCCCGGACCAGAGGGCCCCGGACCCGCGCTGCCACACGTTTAACCAGACCCCCAGCCTGTACGCGGAGCCTGTTCTCAGCCTCACGTACacgctttctgtctccctcttaccctctccctctgcctcctctctctctccctctgcctcctctctctctccctctgcttcttccctctctccctctgcctcttctctctctccctctgcttcttccctctctccctctgcctcctctctctctccctctgattcttccctctctccctctgcctcttctctctctccctctgcttcttcccactctccctctgcctcctctctctctccctctgcctcctctctctctccctctgcctcttctctctctccctctgcctcctctctctctccctctgcctcatccgccttctccccctctgcctccacttCATCGTCCGGTCCGAGGAAGGCCACCCCGTCGATGGCGTCCGTTACGCTCAGCGACGACGTCTTCCTGGAGCGTGCCAGTTTTGAGCACAACTCTTCCCTCTCCTATTGGTCCTCGGGGGCGGGGCTTGTGGACCAGAGTAGCAGTGGAGGGCGGAGCTCCACCAGTAAAGGAGTtggctctcctttctcctcctctcccagccagGAGATCTGTGGtctggggaagggaggagctggcgcggggggtggaggtgggggtgtggaAGTACTGGTTGGAGGCAGCAGCCTGGGTGGAGGCAGCAGCCTGGGTGGAGGCAGCAGCCGGAGTGGAGGCAGCAGCCTGGGTGGAGGCAGCAGCCGGAGTGGAGGCAGCAGCCGGAGTGGAGGCAGCAGCCGGAGTGGAGGCAGCGCTAGCAGCAGTGATGTCATCTACATTGGGACTACGCAGCTGCCAGAAGTAGAttccagggagaggagggatgagagcaggAAGAACGGGAGGAAGGCACAGTCACCCAGACAGGAAGCTGAACTGGGAGACCAGACTTCCAGGAAGTCCCGGGGGGGAGAGGTGATGGACGTCTCCCTGAGTCGAGCCCTGACGGAGGTAAACAAGAGCTTCAGCAGGGGCCACGGACACACATCACACCCAGGGGCTTGGCACTCTGCACGACTCACCTCAACAGGACGCTGGGTCTTTCTGTAGCCGGCTGACAGGCACTTCTCCTCACGAACCAAGGGTGGCACCGAAATCTTGAAGTCGACTTCACTTctctgtgtggtggggggaaaTCACCCAGGGAACATCCTgaatcccctcccccctgctttcTCATCtctaggttgtgtgtgtgtgtgtgtgtcatgtccaTCGTCGCtaattcctgtctctctgtgtgttccagAAGTCGCGTCGATCTCAGGAAGTGTTGATGACGTCATAGAGGACGAGATGACGTGAGACCAAAGACGTCAAAGCGAGCCTTCACGGGTCAATACACACGATAAGATAAAGGAGCACTGGACCCCATACTGAACTCCGTTGTGTTTCTGTCTTCTGTCTCGCTTCCAGAATACTGAACTGACCGTCCACTCTGCTACAAACTCTGAAGAAgcagacctccccccccccccccccgactccaAACCGACCACCCCCACCAAAGCCCTTTATCAGGAAGCCTTAGTACTTGAATGTGTGTTCAGCAGATCATTCTTCCAGACAATTTTCGTTGCACTGTTGTTATCGACTCCTGTCCCTGAAAAGGGTCGGATTCAAACCTCTGTTCCTCACGCCGTTTATGCTATTCTGTTGCCGCTCTAtgctttgtttgcctttattatgtGTATACCTTCATACATTGAAACCGTTGAAGTGCTTAGGAGAGCTACCAGAAAAAACGAATTCCAGTATTATTGATTGATTGTTCAAAGCACTGTGATATGAGCCATTGGACGTTGAAAGGCCACCTTGGCAAGTGTCGTTTTGGTTTTTATTTTCGTTTTTCTATTTTTGAGTAAATTAAAATGTAAGGTCCCATGCGCTTTAGATGCTGCTTAAGTTGTAAGACGTTATGAGGGTGAATGTTGTGTTCTGTAAGAGGAAATGAATGTTATCAACAGAAACAGAAATTATATTCACTGAACTGCATAAATATATTTACAGATATAAGCGGTGCAATTGTCAAGCACTGCATGTATACAGTCATATCATTGCAATGTATATTTACAAATAAAGCTATAATGTTACGTTTATTTCTGAATTATTTAGTTTTATTTCGCCACAACCCATTGCATTGTGCCTAACTTTTCTGTGAAATTGAAACGGTCATTTATCTAACTTGGCCATGTGCTGAGATCGAAACTTCAACATAGACTGGATGTCATCATTGATCGCGATGTATTCACTGAACGAGGGGGAGTAATTCATTATGGGATGCCCACTGTTTTGTTTTCTCCATCTGTCGGTGACGACCGTTCATGACCGGCCAATCACATTAAACTGGGTTACACTCACGCATGCGTAGTACATAGAGAGTAATTTTGTTGATATCCTGCTTGGACCCATTTCTGGGACTGAGGCTCAATTTTTACACATATTTTGGCCCTTTTTAAAGGGTTTTACTACTATAAGCTTAGCCAGTAAGAAAGTACTCTATCTATATGACGGGCTGATGGAAGATACAAGGGACTTGGTGAGTTAATTTGCAAGGAATAAGGTTCGTCAGTTTCCGAgtttagcttagcttagcttcCCCCTTTGTTGTTATCAGTTCCTCtaaagctagctggctagcactACGgcgctaaagctagctagcttctctTTACATTTCCTGACTATATAAAACCCCTGTAATAGTTTCGTGTTGGGAGTTGCATGAAATGGTTCTAGCTCGGTTTGTGTTATAGATTAGTAAATCAAGCTTGCAACAGCCATCTGATCATGTAtttgctaactagctagctagtgtgCTAACGTTACTTATTTAGCTAGGTCTCAGAACTGGAAAAGCAGGTTTGTGCTTGCTAGGTTTTTCGCCATAACTTTAATTTGAAGTTTAAAGCTGCTAGCACAgactggttggtgtgtgtgtgtatatatactgtacataaacTTCACGTGTTAAAATCCTTTGGACGGATTATAAAGATAGCTCTAGCTACCCAGCAAGTAACAAGAGCTTTTTGGTTGTTACCCCGCCCCCGACACAAACATGTGATAGAGATGGCTCCCAGCAGTATCCCTCGACTTATTGACCATTAAATATTCACATGTTGCGTgcattttttaaatacaatgtcCTAACAACCTGTATGTGTCATTGCATGCCGTTTAACCCGTGGGCAGGACTAGAGATTAGTGCTTGTGACTCGTCTGTAGGGGATTTAACCGTTTGATCCCAGAGTCTAACAAGTAGCCTGTCTGCGTACAGCAACTCCTACACTAGCATCTAGACCTCACAACTCTGTCCGTGCCACCCTTTCTCCTTTTTTTGTCAACTTCctacactctctcctcctgtcattcCCCTCTCGCAGGCCCAGCGCACCCCGCGTTCAGAGCGTAAGCGCCGAGACTCGTTCGGGATGTTTGACGGGTATGACAGCTGCAGCGAGGAGTCCACCAGCAGCTCAAGCTCCGACGACAGCGAGGACGAggttccccccatcccccccagcctgcccaTCATCAAGAACAATGGACAGGTGTACACCTACCCCGACGGCAAGGCCGGAATGGGTCAGTACACGAGAATCAGAATCCGTGCATGTTACAAAAcagtaatgtgttcatttagcagaagctaaattttggggggatttgaaccctcgACCACTTGATCTGTAGTCACTGCATGGGTTATTTAAATAACCTGTTGAATTGGGCGTATTTGTGTTGCTTCAATGTTAATTTATTTGAATGTAGTTCTGGTAGTTGATGTTGATGCATGTTGACAGATGAAACCGTCAGCAGACTGTAATGTGAGGTATTGTGTGTGTCACGTGATGTAAAAACGGGTCCATTTATAACATCTCTCAAAGTCAAAATGGAACGCTCGCGGTTGATGTGTTGCTAGGCAGAGAGGGACGATTCTGGCTTCTGTGGACGTTCCTTTTagttacgcgtgtgtgtgtgtgttctgtgttcctcAGCCACGTGTGAGATGTGTGGGATGGTGGGCGTGCGAGATGCCTTCTACTCCAAGACCAAGCGCTTCTGCAGCGTGTCCTGTTCCAGAAGCTACTCCTCCAATTCTAAAAAAGCCAGCATTCTGGCCCGTCTCCAGGTAGAGCCTGCCCACGCAGAGACAGCCACTCTTCATGTTTAGTTAAAAAATGTTGTCTGACaagaaaacgtgtgtgtgtgtgtgttacttgcTGATAGAGGGGGATGgtgcatatttacatttagtcatttagcagacgctcttatccagagcgacttactatATTGTCATAGGGTATTGAAACACGGCATTGCAACACAGCGTCAATTGTCTCATACAACTTATTATTCAATAAGTGTTTCACGTGGACACGCTGGTACTGTGCACGTGACCATAGCTAGGGCACCTGTGTTTCAAATGCATGGCAGGAGAAACCATATCCCGCAAGAACCCCTCCTTTTTGTTGTCGCGTGTGTCATGCTAAAAGGGATGGGGCCTGTGCGTACGGTCATGGCTAAGAGTATTGAAACGATGCGTCTCCCTGCAGGGTAAACCGCCTACGAAAAAGGCCAAGGTCTTACAGAAACAGCCTCTCATGGCTAAGTTAGCGGCGTACGCCCAGTACCAAGCCAGCCAACAGAACCTCGCCAAATCTAAAGCAGGTACGTTTGGGTGCCGCCCATGCTCGGTAGTGTTCGTTCGCCGAATACGGGACCCTGGGCGTGGTGGGTGCAAGGGATCTGTAGTTCTTTATGCAGATGTGTGATGCTTCTCTTGTGCTTTGCAGTGGTCCCTGTGGAGAGTTTTGACTGGGGCCGATACATCTGTAGCAATAACCTTGTAGGAGCGCCTGTCAGCTGTTTCAAACATGTAAGAGACTTCCTCCAGGAACTGatgggtggtggaggggcctACCAATCAGAATGGCCCATGCATGTGTTGTGACAACCCATTTCTGCTGATCgtgtcatttgtttttgttagtttccTGTTTGGGTTTGAACTTTGAATGGGGAGTTCAGGTGTTCGGTGATTTGTTTATGAGGCAGTTGGATTTGACATCCAGAAGACTttgcctccctctttctctctttcgctctctctctttctctctcaggccagttctctgtgtgtgtgtgtgtgtgtgtaaggtgttcTCTTATTAAGAAGTTAAACTGaggccagctgtgtgtgtttaacttcTCTCTGTtaactctgttctcctctctctctctctctctctctctctctctctctctctctctctctctctctctctctctctctctctctctctctctctctctctctctctctctctctctctctctctctctctctctctttctgtgtcccaGGTTCCCATGGGAACGTGCTGGGGGGATATCTCAGAGGGGGTTCGTGTGGAGGTCATTAACTCGGACACTACCCTCTCCACCAAAGTCTACTGGATAGCAGGGATCGTCAAAATTGCAGGTGAGCTCCATTCTGGGATTGGGGCTACAGTGTGGTTTGAGGACATTGCTGAGTCATTCAACTGGGGACTCGTGcacctgtgtgtctacctgtctgggtgtctacctgtctgggtgtctacctgtctgggtgtctacctgtctgggtgtctacctgtctgggtGTTAACCCGTCTGTgtgtacctatgtgtgtgtacctgtgtgtgtgttgaccactgtgtgtcctccaggcttCCAGGCCCTGCTGAGGTACGAGGGCTTCGACAGCGACAGCAGCAGGGACTTCTGGTACAACGTGTGTGTTCCTGAGGTCCACCCGGTGGGCTGGTGCGCCTCCAGCGGCAAGCCCCTTGTCCCGCCAAAAagtgagcccctcccctaacccgaccccctccctccccagaccccTAGATGAGCTCAGCTgaatacatttttataaaaaaaaaaaacatctcctgaagtgtttgtttgttgtgttctCTTGCAGCCATACAGCATAAGTACTCTAACTGGAAAGCTTTCCTTGTGAAACGACTCACTGGAGCCAAAACACTCCCACCAGACTTTGCCACGAAGGTGAGACGGCCCACACCctgccgcacacacacgcggggGTTCGACATGGCGGGGGACGAAAGTGGTGCTTTTAGGGGGTTTCCTTATTTCAAtgtaccctcctccccccatctcctctctcccatgtctcccttctccataccccccccccactcccttcctATCTCCCTCACCCATATCCTCACTACCGtaccccccgcccccttcatatctctctccctccccctcctcacccatatCCTCACCTTCgtacccccccttccttcccatctccccccccctcatcaccctcctcccacccagGTGCACGAGAACCTGCAGTACCCCTTCAAGAAGCTGATGCGCGTGGAGGTGGTGGATAAGACTCACCTGTGCCGGACGCGGGTGGCCCTGGTGGAGCAGGTGACCGGGGGCCGGCTGAGGCTGGTGTACGAGGAGAGCCAGGACGGGACGGACGACTTCTGGTGCCACATGCACAGCCCTCTCATCCACTGCATCGGCTGGTCGCGCAGCATCGGGCATCGCTTCAAACGATCCGGTCAGACCACACCGTACACGGCTTGCACACGTGACACTCTGGCAGATTAAACGTAGCATACTTCTTTATATGCAacacaatatttatttattttttggacTGAGGAAATGTTATTCCTTTAGTAagtgcagcagataatcaaggattAAGAAGTGTGCTGTTTCTCAAACTAGTATTTTAGTGATTGGTGCCAAGAAACATTATCTTCAAGTGCAACGGAAACATGATTTCAGACTTTGAAAAGACTTAATAAGGTTCAGCCAAGCATCTTAATCATGTTCATGGTGCACTGCTTCATCATGTTCATGGTGCACTGTGTGTTTCCTCAGACGTGTCCAAGAAGGTGGAGGGCCAGATGGACGCGTCTCCTCAGCTATTCCAGAAGGTACCGGAACACTGCGCCTTCTGCTGCTCCCTGAACAGACTCAGTTATATGACTCACTGAACAGACTCAGTTGCTATATATGACTCTGAACAGACTCAGTTGCTATCTATCTGAGTCTATCCAGAGAGTCAGATCCAGTCTGTGTGTACCAGGCACGTTGCAAAGTAACCACACATCCTTCACCCAGGCACAGTGAACGGtaataacatctcagctacagcgcagcaacaacaacaacaacaacaacaacaacaacaacagcctccTGTCTTGTGGCCCGCAGGTGAAGGACGTGGACCAGAGCGGAGAATGGTTCAAGGACGGCATGAAGCTGGAGGCCATTGACCCTCTCAACCTGTCAGCCATCTGCGTGGCCACCGTACGTAAGGTGAGACACGCACACCTGCCTGTCCATCTCAGACCCCTGCACCTCTCCCATGTCTacccgaccacacacacacacctgcctgtctgtatgagACACGCACGGACACACGGCGCAGGAACAAATGTATTCTTTCTTTGCTTGTATTCTTACTATGTcccttctatgtctctctgtctgtctctctctgtgtctctctctgtctgtctctctctgtgtctctctctcttcccccccctccccccaggtgctGGCTGACGGGTACCTCATGATAGGGATCGATGGCTCGGAGGCGGCCGACGGCTCCGACTGGTTCTGCTaccactcctgctccccctccatcttcccCGTTGGCTTCTGTGAAATCAACAGCATCGAGCTCACGCCCCCCAGAGgtacgcccccacccccctccaccccccttccaccccgcactctttttctttctctctctaatcccctctgtctctcgcccctctctttctcatccaaCCTCTATCTCCTTTCTCCGCTTGTATCTCACTCtcgacccctcaccccccccccccctctctatctcggtgtgtgtgtgtgtgcctggcctCAGTACTGACTCTGCTCCACAGGGTACACTAAACTGCCATTAAATTGGTTCGACTACCTCAGAGAAACGGGTTCAATAGCAGCTCCTGTGAAGCTCTTTAACCAGGTAGGCCCTCAGACCCTGGCTGTCTTCCTCTTTGCTGTGTGTACTTCCCATGTGACACGTTGTTTGCAGGTGTACGGTCCAAGACTCTATGTTCCGAGAGCTGAAAGCCAGAGTCTGTTGGTGTCATATCTGTGTTTCTGTCCCCCCGTGATGCTTTCGTATTTGTAGCGATGTGTAAGGAATGTATGTCGGTCACGACATGAGGGGGTATGTTCTCAGTGCAGATCCGTGGTTCTGTTGTGGTAATCCGCTCTCCTCTTCTGCTCGACACCTCCTCTCTTTTGCTTCTTTACcttcacctctcttcctcctcctctcctctccattttcCTTctcgtcccctcccctctctcttgccttctttctcctcttctccccctcccctcctctgctcttcctTCACCCCCTCGCCTTCTCTGCTCTTCCTTCACCCCCtcgccttctctcctcccctcgcagGACGTTCCTAACCACGGCTTCCAGCAGGGTATGAAGCTGGAAGCCGTCGACCTGATGGAGCCCCGGCTGGTGTGCGTCGCCACGGTGACGCGCATCGTCCACCGCCTGCTGCGGATCCACTTTGACGGCTGGGAGGACGAGTACGACCAGTGGGTGGACTGCAGGTCACCTGACCTCTACCCTGTGGGCTGGTGTCAGTTGACCGGGTACCAGCTGCAGCCCCCCGCGGCACagagtgagcacacacacacactcatatacatacactaacacacacactatgtatgtaggtgtgtgtatatacatacatacatattataAATATACATGGAAACCTATGAAGCTTCATGTTAGTATATCATAACAGGAAACACTTGTATTGTCTGTTAACTGGCTCCTGCTGCCTGTCACTCAAGGTGCCAGAGATATCCCGCCTCCTCTGCCAAAGCAGAAGAAGAAGGCCCAGCAGTACAAAGGACAAAAGAAAAGTgagttttccctctttctcgctctctctctcgctctctctccacttgtctctttcttttttctctctctacttctctcgaTCTATCCCTCTTTCATCTTTCTACACCTCACCTTTGCACAGTTCCTATCTTCCTCTTATCTCATCTCCCCACTGGTGGAGGACGCTTCTCTCTACCCTGGGCTCTCATTGGGTGGTGAAGGAGTCACATGACAAGAAGTCAAGCCCCACAGGGTGCATGTTCCTATGGGTGTGAAGGTGACGAACTGATGTCTCAGGAAGTGGTGTTTCCTCGGTGACTGGTCATGTCATCACTAAAGCTCTAACAGGAAGTAGGGCTTAACCACTGAAAAATGCCAACGCCCAAAATATGTTCTCTTATTGTCTGATGGGCAACGGTCCAATGGCTTACCTGCTTGTGGCAGCCGGTGAGTCTAGCTAACCAGGGGATGCTACAGGAGGGCGCTACACCTCAGCAACCAATACAAATGCTGAAGAAATAATACATAAGTTCCCCAAAAACGGAACCTAGCCAAGCAATGTCCTGCTGTTCcctgtgtacctctgtgtgttgCCCCCTGTCTGTACCATGCCCCCTGGTGGCTCACTTGGACTCTGACTTGATGTTTAGAGAGGAAGATTCCGGTTGGTCGACGGCCCTTcagtcaggcaggcaggaggaggagcttctCAGGGGACGAGGAGCAGAGCCCGCCCCCTTACTGCGCCCCGGGCCCCACACGCCCCCGACCCCgtacccacctccacacccacaaacCAGGTAACCCCCGCTGCTAATGCAACCACTGATACCCCCACACAGCCAGCGGGCGCTAGCACGCTTTATCCGAAAGCAACGTGATTTGAGCCCGCAAAAAATCCTAAATACAGTCAAATGCTCCAACCACTgagcgatgatgatgatgaaacgGGTATCAGGATGATATTGGGAAGGTGGATCCTGGTGACTCCAGAGTGTTGTGTTTCTCTATCATGCCCTCTGTGTTCTCGAGCTGGGGGTGCCCTTCCACAGGATATCGCGTCTCAATCTCTTtattgtctgtctttctttctctctccctctttcccccactctttctctttatcacTTCCTttccctacccctctccctgttctctctccccctccaaaaTCTGTCTTTCTACACCTAtatatcccccctctctctcttatccctctctgtccctctgcctttctccctcctcccccacttccccgtccccctctgtctccccacaatgctctccaccccctcccctctcagatTCTCTGCTACGTCTGAAAGAGGAGTCGGCCGAGGTGGACGAGTTCACCTTCTCCCAGGGCATCTCAGACCAGGAGAGTAACGGCTCTGGCAGCTACCACATCAAGCAGGAGCCCTGAACCAGCCTGGGCGGTTCAGGGCTAGTTCCTGAACCtgaccctctcccccacccctccatccccagcATCTGTCCctggttctcccccccccccctccatccacacagcccctggttcctctccccacccctccattcaGCCTCAGCCCCTGGTTCTGGGGGCCCAGAGACCTGTACAAACTGTGAGAGACTTTTCTGAGCCAGGATCTCAGTTTCAGTTTGTTCCACTTACTATTTTGATTTTGTTTTTGGAACGTTTCATGCCAGGTGGACTTGCTTTGTTAATAGTACTTGAACTTCTCAGAGTTGACTTCTTTAtaatattgttttctttttttgtcgttttttttcgtagatttttctttctttttttaaaaataTGAAAGTGACTTTTGTTTGTCTTAAACTCTGATTATTTCTTATCAATAGCCCCGCTGTGGCCGGATAGGGGTGTGGGTGGTGTTGTTTGATTGTGTTGTTAAGTATGAACATTCATATAGTATGTGACCTAAATATATAAACTCTATATAGATATTTAGGATTGTAAGTTGAAGACAGTGGCTGTTGAATAGTATATTGTATAAATCACAAACCTTACTGGGAC from Osmerus eperlanus unplaced genomic scaffold, fOsmEpe2.1 SCAFFOLD_254, whole genome shotgun sequence encodes:
- the mbtd1 gene encoding MBT domain-containing protein 1 — its product is MEDTRDLAQRTPRSERKRRDSFGMFDGYDSCSEESTSSSSSDDSEDEVPPIPPSLPIIKNNGQVYTYPDGKAGMATCEMCGMVGVRDAFYSKTKRFCSVSCSRSYSSNSKKASILARLQGKPPTKKAKVLQKQPLMAKLAAYAQYQASQQNLAKSKAVVPVESFDWGRYICSNNLVGAPVSCFKHVPMGTCWGDISEGVRVEVINSDTTLSTKVYWIAGIVKIAGFQALLRYEGFDSDSSRDFWYNVCVPEVHPVGWCASSGKPLVPPKTIQHKYSNWKAFLVKRLTGAKTLPPDFATKVHENLQYPFKKLMRVEVVDKTHLCRTRVALVEQVTGGRLRLVYEESQDGTDDFWCHMHSPLIHCIGWSRSIGHRFKRSDVSKKVEGQMDASPQLFQKVKDVDQSGEWFKDGMKLEAIDPLNLSAICVATVRKVLADGYLMIGIDGSEAADGSDWFCYHSCSPSIFPVGFCEINSIELTPPRGYTKLPLNWFDYLRETGSIAAPVKLFNQDVPNHGFQQGMKLEAVDLMEPRLVCVATVTRIVHRLLRIHFDGWEDEYDQWVDCRSPDLYPVGWCQLTGYQLQPPAAQSARDIPPPLPKQKKKAQQYKGQKKKRKIPVGRRPFSQAGRRRSFSGDEEQSPPPYCAPGPTRPRPRTHLHTHKPDSLLRLKEESAEVDEFTFSQGISDQESNGSGSYHIKQEP